A genome region from Natronobeatus ordinarius includes the following:
- the ppsA gene encoding pyruvate, water dikinase, with amino-acid sequence MSDTEFVQWLEACSGADTGAVGGKSANLGELAGLDVPVLPGFTTTASAYEYYVEETGIGEAIADDLEGLDVENVSDLQNRGERIRRTISEAAMPEDLSSAIVDRYDALAARLELDDPEVAVRSSATAEDLPDASFAGQQETFLNVAGETELLESIKHCFASLFTDRAIAYRENNDFDHFQVKLAVAVQKMGRADLAASGVLFTLDPDTGFEEVVTIEAAYGFGEPIVQGVVDPDRYVVFKPTTGIVEKQLGGKTQRMVRRNGGTKLEPVPEDERDEFALSDERIRELATYATRIEEHFGTPQDVEWLVDGDLEELFVVQARPETVHGAATENVIRTYSLEESGEELLTGVAIGNAVATGSVRVLSDHRQMDQVQEGDVLVTEMTDPDWVPVMKRASAIVTDRGGKTSHAAIVSRELGIPAIVRTGNATDALADGDLVTVDCSTDTGRVYAGELAFEVSEEVVDEIPETETDVKLILGDPGRAFALAALPVDGVGLAREEFIVTSHVGSHPLELLARGEEAQFVDALRTGIAKIGAAFYPDEVIFRLSDFKTDEYRNLEGGFKYEPEEANPMLGWRGASRYYDDEFREAFRLECEAYRQVREDVGLDNVTVMVPFCRTIEEGERVLELLEEFGLSREEMDVWVMAELPSNIVLADRFAALFDGFSIGSNDLTQLTLGVDRNSEHLASLFDETDDAVTRSIESLIETAHDHDRPVGICGDAPSTISGYTEFLLEAGIDSISVSPDVAVETILTVSELE; translated from the coding sequence ATGAGCGACACCGAATTCGTCCAGTGGCTAGAAGCGTGCAGCGGCGCGGATACGGGTGCCGTCGGCGGCAAGAGCGCGAACCTCGGCGAGCTCGCGGGCCTCGACGTGCCGGTGCTCCCGGGATTCACCACGACCGCGTCGGCCTACGAGTACTACGTCGAGGAGACGGGGATCGGGGAAGCCATCGCCGACGACCTCGAGGGGCTCGACGTCGAGAACGTCTCCGACCTGCAAAACCGGGGCGAGCGAATCAGACGGACGATCTCCGAGGCCGCGATGCCCGAGGACCTGTCGTCGGCGATCGTCGACCGTTACGACGCGCTGGCGGCCCGCCTCGAGCTCGACGACCCCGAAGTCGCCGTGCGAAGCTCCGCGACCGCAGAGGACCTCCCCGATGCCTCCTTCGCCGGCCAGCAGGAGACGTTTCTCAACGTCGCCGGCGAGACCGAACTGCTCGAGTCGATCAAACACTGCTTCGCGTCGTTATTTACCGACCGGGCGATCGCCTACCGCGAGAACAACGACTTCGATCACTTCCAGGTCAAGCTCGCCGTCGCCGTCCAGAAGATGGGGCGGGCGGATCTGGCCGCCTCGGGCGTGCTCTTCACCCTCGACCCCGACACCGGCTTCGAGGAGGTCGTCACGATCGAGGCGGCGTACGGCTTCGGCGAGCCGATCGTCCAGGGGGTGGTCGACCCCGACCGGTACGTCGTCTTCAAACCGACGACCGGCATCGTCGAGAAACAGCTCGGCGGGAAAACCCAGCGAATGGTCCGCCGAAACGGCGGCACCAAGCTCGAGCCGGTCCCCGAGGACGAGCGCGACGAGTTCGCGCTCAGCGACGAGCGGATCCGGGAGCTGGCGACGTACGCGACGCGCATCGAGGAGCACTTCGGGACGCCACAGGACGTCGAGTGGCTCGTCGACGGCGACCTCGAGGAGCTGTTCGTCGTCCAGGCCAGGCCGGAGACGGTCCACGGCGCGGCGACGGAGAACGTCATCCGGACGTACAGCCTCGAGGAGTCGGGGGAGGAACTGCTCACCGGCGTCGCGATCGGGAACGCCGTGGCAACTGGTTCCGTCCGGGTGCTTTCGGACCACCGGCAGATGGATCAGGTCCAGGAGGGGGACGTGCTTGTCACCGAGATGACCGACCCGGACTGGGTCCCCGTCATGAAGCGCGCGAGCGCCATCGTCACCGACAGGGGCGGCAAAACGTCTCACGCCGCGATCGTCTCCCGGGAGCTGGGCATCCCCGCGATCGTTCGCACCGGGAACGCGACCGACGCGTTGGCAGACGGAGACCTCGTGACGGTCGACTGCTCGACGGACACCGGACGAGTGTACGCGGGTGAACTCGCGTTCGAGGTCAGCGAGGAGGTGGTGGACGAGATCCCCGAGACCGAGACCGACGTCAAGCTGATCCTCGGCGACCCGGGCCGGGCGTTCGCGCTCGCGGCCCTGCCGGTCGACGGCGTCGGCCTGGCGCGCGAGGAGTTCATCGTCACCTCCCACGTCGGCTCCCACCCGCTCGAGTTGCTCGCACGCGGCGAGGAAGCCCAGTTCGTCGACGCGCTGCGAACCGGCATCGCGAAGATCGGCGCCGCGTTCTACCCCGACGAGGTCATCTTCCGCCTGAGTGACTTCAAGACCGACGAGTACCGGAACCTCGAGGGCGGCTTCAAGTACGAACCCGAGGAGGCCAACCCGATGCTCGGCTGGCGCGGCGCCTCGCGCTACTACGACGACGAGTTTCGGGAGGCGTTTCGCCTCGAGTGTGAGGCGTATCGACAGGTCCGCGAGGACGTCGGACTCGACAATGTCACCGTGATGGTTCCGTTCTGTCGAACGATCGAGGAGGGCGAACGCGTCCTCGAACTCCTCGAGGAGTTCGGCCTCTCGCGCGAGGAGATGGACGTCTGGGTGATGGCGGAGCTTCCATCGAACATCGTCCTCGCGGATCGGTTCGCGGCGCTGTTCGACGGCTTTTCGATCGGCTCGAACGACCTCACGCAGCTGACCCTCGGCGTCGACCGGAACTCAGAACACCTCGCCTCGCTGTTCGACGAGACCGACGACGCAGTGACGAGGTCGATCGAGTCGCTGATCGAGACGGCCCACGACCACGATCGGCCGGTCGGCATCTGCGGCGACGCTCCGTCGACGATTTCGGGGTACACCGAGTTCCTGCTCGAGGCCGGGATCGACTCGATTTCCGTCTCGCCGG
- a CDS encoding glycosyltransferase — MHPPSLPDRSIEAYAAVTDDERLEHLRELAATLGEARILHVNSTATGGGVAELLRSIVPVCRDLGLEDNWLVMDASDDFFEVTKAMHNGLQGSGSPLTEEMKATYHDVNEQNAAELERTYDVVVIHDPQPLGMIESIREAMPEAAIVWRCHIDLTDPVEAYLTFVADAARRADHAIFSRAAYGEAIDGPPASVIHPSIDPLAAKNRSLDEEAVTAECDRLDPLSFDAPLLTQVSRFDPWKDQFGTLEIYRRARESIPDLQLALVGGMAGDDPEGLELYEQVAEEAVEDPNVHVLTDLPDQGVNVLQRRSDVVVQKSLREGFGLVVSEALWKRTPVVGSSVGGIPLQIEDGQNGYLVEPDDVSTAAGRVVTLLEDDERRATFGANAREHVREHFLLPRQLAELLEVFLEVLDLDP; from the coding sequence ATGCACCCGCCCTCGCTCCCGGATCGGTCGATCGAGGCGTACGCGGCCGTGACGGACGACGAACGGCTCGAGCACCTTCGAGAACTCGCCGCGACGCTCGGAGAGGCCCGCATCCTCCACGTCAACTCGACGGCGACCGGCGGCGGCGTCGCGGAACTGCTCCGGTCGATCGTGCCCGTCTGTCGCGACCTCGGCCTCGAGGACAACTGGCTCGTGATGGACGCCAGCGACGACTTCTTCGAGGTGACGAAGGCGATGCACAACGGGCTCCAGGGGAGCGGGTCGCCGTTGACCGAGGAGATGAAAGCAACGTATCACGACGTGAACGAGCAAAACGCAGCCGAACTCGAAAGAACGTACGACGTCGTCGTGATCCACGACCCACAGCCACTGGGCATGATCGAGTCGATCCGCGAGGCGATGCCGGAAGCGGCGATCGTCTGGCGCTGTCACATCGACCTCACCGACCCGGTCGAGGCGTACCTGACGTTCGTCGCCGACGCCGCTCGACGGGCCGATCACGCGATCTTCAGCCGGGCGGCGTACGGGGAGGCGATCGACGGCCCGCCAGCGAGCGTTATCCACCCCTCGATCGACCCGCTCGCGGCGAAGAACCGGTCGCTCGACGAGGAGGCGGTCACGGCCGAGTGCGACCGGCTGGATCCTCTCTCGTTCGACGCGCCACTGCTGACGCAGGTGTCGCGCTTCGATCCGTGGAAAGACCAGTTCGGCACGCTCGAGATCTACCGTCGTGCCCGCGAGTCGATTCCGGACCTCCAGCTGGCGCTGGTCGGCGGGATGGCCGGCGACGATCCCGAGGGGCTGGAACTGTACGAACAGGTCGCCGAGGAGGCGGTCGAAGACCCGAACGTGCACGTGCTGACCGACCTGCCGGACCAGGGCGTGAACGTCCTCCAGCGCCGGTCTGACGTCGTCGTCCAGAAGTCACTCCGCGAGGGGTTCGGCCTCGTCGTCTCGGAGGCACTCTGGAAGCGCACCCCGGTCGTCGGCTCGAGCGTGGGCGGCATCCCACTCCAGATCGAAGACGGCCAGAACGGCTACCTCGTCGAACCGGACGACGTCTCGACCGCCGCGGGTCGCGTCGTAACGCTCCTCGAGGACGACGAGCGCCGGGCGACGTTCGGGGCGAACGCTCGCGAGCACGTCCGCGAGCACTTCCTGCTCCCGCGACAGCTCGCCGAGTTGCTCGAGGTTTTTCTCGAGGTGCTGGACCTCGACCCGTGA